In Dehalococcoidales bacterium, a genomic segment contains:
- a CDS encoding DUF1445 domain-containing protein yields MIKYTEADLSAMSPDEFRNIVRSGQWTEHSMNKCRGYAVTDMVIIPKEYAYDYLVFAHRNPETVSIVDMTEAGSPHPLRVAPDADLRTDLPRYQVYQNGKIIDEPTDIKKYWRDDLVGFLTGCSESFDWALKNANVQYQVNGVFSTNIACVPVGPFRGNMAVSCRLFKTSFDATRAVQISSRHRIMHGAPVHIGDGRAIGIRDLSRPDLIAGWEGSKAREPAEGEVAMFWACGATNRIVAAEAKLPLMIVDYPVSVFITDKLVEELAIL; encoded by the coding sequence ATGATTAAATACACGGAAGCCGATTTATCAGCGATGAGTCCAGATGAGTTCCGCAACATCGTCAGGAGCGGCCAGTGGACGGAGCACAGCATGAACAAGTGCCGCGGCTACGCCGTGACGGATATGGTCATCATCCCCAAAGAGTATGCCTATGACTACCTGGTGTTCGCTCACCGCAACCCGGAGACTGTCTCCATCGTTGACATGACGGAAGCAGGGTCGCCCCATCCCCTTCGCGTCGCCCCGGATGCCGATCTGCGCACCGACCTGCCCAGATACCAGGTTTACCAAAACGGCAAGATTATCGATGAGCCTACCGATATTAAAAAGTACTGGCGTGATGACCTGGTCGGCTTTCTTACCGGCTGCAGTGAGAGCTTTGATTGGGCTTTGAAAAACGCCAATGTGCAGTACCAGGTTAATGGCGTATTCAGCACCAATATAGCCTGTGTGCCCGTCGGGCCGTTCCGCGGCAATATGGCCGTTTCCTGCCGTCTGTTCAAGACTTCTTTCGATGCTACCCGGGCAGTACAAATATCGTCACGACACCGCATTATGCACGGGGCGCCGGTACATATCGGAGATGGCAGAGCTATCGGGATACGGGACCTGTCACGTCCGGACCTGATAGCAGGTTGGGAAGGCTCAAAAGCCAGAGAGCCGGCAGAGGGCGAAGTCGCCATGTTCTGGGCCTGCGGCGCCACGAACAGGATAGTGGCCGCTGAGGCTAAACTGCCCCTGATGA